One window from the genome of Balaenoptera musculus isolate JJ_BM4_2016_0621 chromosome 3, mBalMus1.pri.v3, whole genome shotgun sequence encodes:
- the SERINC5 gene encoding serine incorporator 5 isoform X1 — translation MYALYFILVIVVCCIMMSNTVANEMREHIPFFEDICKGIKAGDTCEKLVGYSAVYRVCFGMACFFFIFCLLTLKINNSKSCRAYIHNGFWFFKLLLLGAMCSGAFFIPDQETFLNAWRYVGAVGGFLFIGIQLLLLVEFAHKWNKNWTAGTASNKLWYASLSLVTLIMYSIATGGLILMAVFYTQKDGCVENKILLGINGGLCLLISAVAISPCVQNRQPHSGLLQSGLISCYVTYLTFSALSSKPVEVVLDQHGKNVTICVPDFGQDLYRDKNLVAGLGTTLLCACILYSCLTSTTRSSSDALQGRYAAPELEVARCCFCFGSGGEDTEEQQNVKEGPRVIYDEKRSTVYSYAYFHFVFFLASLYVMMTVTNWFNYESANIETFFSGSWSIFWVKMASCWICVLLYLGTLVAPLCRPSPHFSV, via the exons atCCCTTTTTTCGAGGATATCTGTAAAGGCATTAAAGCTGGCGACACCTGTGAGAAGCTGGTGGGGTATTCTGCGGTATATAGAGTCTGTTTTGGAATGgcctgtttcttctttatattctgcCTCCTGACCTTGAAAATCAACAACAGTAAAAGTTGTAGAGCCTATATTCACAATGG CTTTTGGTTCTTTAAACTTCTGCTGTTGGGGGCCATGTGCTCAGGAGCTTTCTTCATTCCAGATCAGGAGACCTTTCTAAATG CCTGGCGCTATGTGGGAGCCGTCGGAGGCTTCCTGTTCATAGGCATCCAGCTCCTCTTACTTGTGGAGTTTGCACATAAATGGAACAAGAACTG GACCGCAGGCACAGCTAGCAACAAGCTGTGGTACGCCTCTCTGTCCCTGGTGACTCTCATCATGTACTCCATCGCCACGGGAGGCTTGATTTTGATGGCAGTGTTTTATACACAGAAAGATGGTTGcgtggaaaataaaattcttctggGGATAAACGGAGGCCTGTGTCTGCTTATTTCAGCGGTAGCCATCTCACCCTGTGTCCAAAATC GACAGCCGCACTCTGGGTTACTGCAGTCGGGTCTCATCAGCTGCTACGTCACGTATCTCACGTTCTCAGCTCTGTCCAGCAAACCTGTAGAAGTAG TTCTAGATCAACATGGGAAGAACGTCACCATCTGTGTGCCTGACTTTGGTCAGGACCTGTACAGAGACAAAAACTTGGTTGCTGGACTGGGTACCACTCTCTTGTGTGCGTGCATCTTGTATTCCTG TTTGACGTCGACAACCAGATCAAGTTCCGATGCTCTGCAGGGGCGGTACGCAGCTCCTGAACTGGAA GTAGCCCGGTGTTGTTTTTGCTTCGGCTCTGGTGGAGAGG ACACAGAAGAGCAGCAGAATGTGAAAGAGGGCCCGAGGGTCATTTATGATGAGAAGAGAAGCACTGTCTACAGCTATGCCTATTTCCACTTCGTATTCTTCTTGGCTTCCCTGTATGTGATGATGACCGTCACCAACTGGTTCAA CTATGAAAGTGCCAACATTGAAACCTTCTTCAGCGGGAGCTGGTCCATCTTCTGGGTCAAGATGGCTTCCTGCTGGATATGTGTGCTGTTATACCTGGGTACGCTGGTCGCTCCCCTCTGTCGACCCTCTCCGCACTTCTCCGTGTGA